Proteins encoded within one genomic window of Hevea brasiliensis isolate MT/VB/25A 57/8 unplaced genomic scaffold, ASM3005281v1 Scaf314, whole genome shotgun sequence:
- the LOC131177055 gene encoding receptor-like protein 7 isoform X1, whose protein sequence is MKIPFSLWFPLLPLLTLLFGAHVALASGVCQTDQKSLLVELKNTLKFNQSKSTKLVAWNYNADCCGWAGVTCDKGGLGHVTGLDLSNESISGGIDKSDAIFSLQYLQILDLSFNNFNTSFPAGFASLTRLISLNLSYAGFMGQIPIEISTMTKLVTLDLSMLYYRRVRSLKLEKPNLATLVQSLTQLRELRLDGVSISANGNEWCQALSSSLLNLQVLSLSNCFLSGPIDPSLAKLQSLSVISMGGNNLSAPVPEFFANFSNLRILLLSDCNLRGTFPPKVFQVSTLEILDLSYNQELRGYMPDHLQNASLKTLVLSYTNFSGTLPDSIGTFKNLSKIELETCNFSGLIPTSIANLTELVHLDFSSNIFSGPIPSLGRSKKLMYIDFSYNQLSGEISSTQWAGLLNLTYVDLRYNSLNGNIPSSLFAIPSLQKIQLSFNQFTGQFPNISGASSSSLDTLDLSSNKLEGHIPRWVFNISRLNVLLLSSNKFSGTIKLGWIQKLHKLTTLNLSHNKLTVIANFTLYSLPQMTTIKLASCNLRVFPDLRNQSKLVYLDLSDNQINGKVPRWIGEVGFDTLLYLNLSQNLLVSLPEPLSLPTSLAVLDLHNNVLQGNVPLPPPSVTYVDCSNNNFSSIPPNIGKSFSFTIFFSLSNNGIVGVIPESICNASYLQVLDLSNNSLSGTIPPCLMERSKTLGVLNLGRNKFRGSIPDKFPSTCELKTLDLNGNLLEGKLPKSLANCTTLEVLDLGNNKMNDIFPCLLKNISSLQVLILRKNNFHGKIGCPKNHGPWPKLQIVDLASNNFGDNLPNRCLNTWEAMKRNGNETDGHLSFEALSLSGLYYQDSITVTIKGLQLELLKILTIFTSIDFSDNHFVGPIPDVIGNFNALYVLNLSHNALAGRIPPFLGNLSQLESLDLSVNQLSGTIPQELVGLTFLSFLNVSYNQLVGNIPTGNQFLTFENISFRGNKGLCGPQLSKSCSHTNSLAPAGQTIKKRNGVDWQFIVPGMGFGVGAAAVVAPLMLWKKLNKWYDDRTDKILMVLLPMLGLVYYTSNDWRIAAEEIFEEDSTDADYEESEDDLEGRFCVFCTRLDIMRKRAIHDLKCTCYHSPPLSSSSSCSSFSSVASQ, encoded by the coding sequence ATGAAAATTCCTTTCTCCTTATGGTTTCCATTGCTGCCTCTTTTAACACTGCTCTTTGGTGCCCATGTAGCTTTGGCTTCTGGCGTATGCCAGACCGATCAGAAATCCTTGTTGGTCGAATTGAAGAACACTCTCAAATTCAATCAATCCAAGTCTACAAAACTGGTGGCATGGAATTACAACGCAGATTGCTGTGGGTGGGCTGGTGTAACCTGCGATAAGGGTGGTCTTGGTCATGTTACTGGCCTCGATTTGAGCAACGAATCAATTTCTGGCGGAATTGACAAATCAGATGCAATCTTCAGCCTTCAATATCTCCAGATTCTAGATTTGTCTTTCAACAACTTTAACACAAGTTTTCCAGCTGGATTTGCCAGCCTCACTCGTTTGATTTCTCTGAATTTGTCCTACGCTGGATTTATGGGTCAAATTCCAATTGAAATTTCAACCATGACAAAATTGGTGACTCTTGATCTTTCAATGCTCTACTACCGTCGAGTTCGATCACTGAAACTTGAGAAACCAAATTTGGCAACACTGGTTCAAAGTCTTACACAGCTGAGAGAACTTCGTCTTGACGGTGTAAGTATATCTGCAAATGGGAATGAGTGGTGTCAGGCCTTATCGTCTTCTCTGCTTAATCTGCAAGTGTTGAGCTTGTCCAACTGTTTTCTTTCGGGCCCTATTGATCCTTCCCTTGCAAAGCTTCAGTCTCTCTCAGTAATTAGTATGGGCGGTAACAATTTGTCTGCCCCAGTTCCAGAATTCTTCGCAAATTTCTCCAATTTGAGGATCTTACTTCTCAGCGATTGCAATTTGCGAGGAACATTTCCTCCAAAAGTATTCCAGGTATCAACACTAGAGATTCTTGACTTATCTTACAACCAAGAGCTTAGGGGATACATGCCAGATCATTTACAGAATGCCTCTCTTAAGACCTTGGTGCTCAGCTACACAAATTTTTCAGGGACACTACCAGATTCCATCGGTACATTTAAGAATCTGTCAAAAATAGAGCTTGAAACTTGCAACTTCAGTGGATTGATTCCTACTTCAATAGCGAATCTCACTGAACTTGTCCATTTAGACTTCTCATCCAACATATTCAGTGGTCCAATCCCATCATTGGGCAGGTCCAAGAAACTCATGTATATAGATTTTTCTTACAATCAATTGTCTGGTGAGATATCATCCACTCAATGGGCAGGCCTTCTGAATCTTACCTATGTCGACTTGAGGTATAATTCACTTAATGGGAACATTCCGTCATCTTTGTTCGCAATCCCATCACTGCAGAAGATTCAGCTTTCTTTCAACCAATTTACAGGTCAATTTCCTAACATCTCAGgcgcatcttcttcttctttggatACCCTGGATTTGAGTAGTAACAAACTAGAAGGGCATATTCCCCGTTGGGTATTTAATATCAGCAGACTCAACGTCCTCTTACTTTCCTCCAACAAGTTCAGTGGCACTATAAAGCTAGGTTGGATTCAGAAGCTTCATAAACTTACCACGCTTAATCTTTCACACAACAAGTTGACAGTGATTGCAAATTTCACATTGTATTCCCTTCCGCAGATGACCACAATAAAACTGGCTTCTTGCAATCTAAGAGTATTTCCTGATCTAAGAAATCAGTCCAAACTAGTCTATTTAGACCTGTCAGATAACCAAATTAATGGAAAAGTACCTCGATGGATTGGAGAAGTTGGTTTTGACACTCTCCTCTATCTGAATCTTTCACAGAATCTGCTGGTGAGTCTACCAGAACCTCTTTCTCTCCCTACTAGTCTTGCTGTATTGGACCTGCACAATAACGTGCTCCAAGGGAATGTTCCACTTCCTCCGCCATCTGTTACCTATGTGGATTGCTCAAACAATAACTTTTCTTCCATACCACCTAACATTGGTAAGTCTTTCTCCTTCaccattttcttttctctttcaaaCAATGGCATCGTAGGAGTTATTCCTGAATCAATATGCAATGCTAGTTATCTACAAGTTCTTGATCTGTCCAACAACAGTTTGAGTGGCACAATACCACCCTGTTTAATGGAGAGAAGTAAGACTCTTGGTGTTTTAAATTTAGGAAGGAACAAATTCAGAGGCAGTATTCCAGATAAATTTCCGAGTACCTGTGAATTAAAGACTCTAGATCTGAATGGAAATCTATTAGAGGGGAAGCTTCCAAAATCCCTTGCTAATTGCACTACGTTAGAGGTTTTAGACCTTGGGAACAATAAAATGAATGACATATTTCCATGCCTTTTGAAGAACATATCCAGTTTGCAAGTCCTTATTCTAcggaagaacaactttcatggcaaGATTGGATGTCCAAAAAACCATGGTCCTTGGCCAAAACTTCAGATTGTCGATCTAGCCTCCAACAATTTTGGTGATAATCTACCAAATAGATGCTTGAATACGTGGGAGGCAATGAAAAGAAATGGAAATGAAACAGATGGTCACCTTAGTTTCGAGGCCCTAAGCCTCAGTGGACTGTATTATCAAGATTCAATAACAGTTACAATCAAAGGTCTCCAGTTGGAGCTGTTGAAGATCCTAACAATTTTCACGTCCATTGACTTCTCTGACAACCATTTTGTAGGGCCAATACCAGATGTCATTGGCAATTTTAATGCTCTCTATGTTCTCAACTTGTCCCACAATGCACTTGCTGGTCGAATTCCACCATTTTTAGGCAACTTATCACAGCTTGAGTCCTTAGACCTCTCAGTTAATCAGTTGAGTGGAACAATTCCTCAGGAGCTTGTAGGCTTAACATTCCTTTCATTTCTGAATGTCTCATACAATCAGTTGGTAGGAAACATCCCAACAGGTAATCAATTCCTCACATTTGAGAACATTTCATTCAGAGGTAATAAAGGATTATGTGGGCCTCAGTTGTCAAAATCTTGCTCACATACCAATTCATTAGCACCTGCTGGACAAACCATCAAAAAAAGGAATGGAGTTGATTGGCAGTTCATAGTCCCTGGCATGGGGTTTGGGGTAGGAGCAGCAGCTGTTGTTGCACCTTTAATGCTCTGGAAGAAGTTAAACAAATGGTATGATGATCGTACAGATAAAATTCTGATGGTTCTTCTTCCAATGTTGGGATTGGTGTACTACACAAGTAATGATTGGAGAATTGCAGCCGAGGAAATTTTTGAAGAAGATAGCACAGATGCTGACTATGAGGAAAGTGAAGATGATCTTGAAGGACGGTTCTGTGTTTTCTGTACAAGACTCGATATCATGAGGAAACGGGCCATTCATGACCTGAAATGTACTTGTTATCACTCACCACCCCTATCTTCTTCATCATCTTGTTCTTCCTTCTCCTCAGTTGCTTCTCAATAG
- the LOC131177055 gene encoding receptor-like protein 7 isoform X2: protein MKIPFSLWFPLLPLLTLLFGAHVALASGVCQTDQKSLLVELKNTLKFNQSKSTKLVAWNYNADCCGWAGVTCDKGGLGHVTGLDLSNESISGGIDKSDAIFSLQYLQILDLSFNNFNTSFPAGFASLTRLISLNLSYAGFMGQIPIEISTMTKLVTLDLSMLYYRRVRSLKLEKPNLATLVQSLTQLRELRLDGVSISANGNEWCQALSSSLLNLQVLSLSNCFLSGPIDPSLAKLQSLSVISMGGNNLSAPVPEFFANFSNLRILLLSDCNLRGTFPPKVFQVSTLEILDLSYNQELRGYMPDHLQNASLKTLVLSYTNFSGTLPDSIGTFKNLSKIELETCNFSGLIPTSIANLTELVHLDFSSNIFSGPIPSLGRSKKLMYIDFSYNQLSGEISSTQWAGLLNLTYVDLRYNSLNGNIPSSLFAIPSLQKIQLSFNQFTGQFPNISGASSSSLDTLDLSSNKLEGHIPRWVFNISRLNVLLLSSNKFSGTIKLGWIQKLHKLTTLNLSHNKLTVIANFTLYSLPQMTTIKLASCNLRVFPDLRNQSKLVYLDLSDNQINGKVPRWIGEVGFDTLLYLNLSQNLLVSLPEPLSLPTSLAVLDLHNNVLQGNVPLPPPSVTYVDCSNNNFSSIPPNIGRNKFRGSIPDKFPSTCELKTLDLNGNLLEGKLPKSLANCTTLEVLDLGNNKMNDIFPCLLKNISSLQVLILRKNNFHGKIGCPKNHGPWPKLQIVDLASNNFGDNLPNRCLNTWEAMKRNGNETDGHLSFEALSLSGLYYQDSITVTIKGLQLELLKILTIFTSIDFSDNHFVGPIPDVIGNFNALYVLNLSHNALAGRIPPFLGNLSQLESLDLSVNQLSGTIPQELVGLTFLSFLNVSYNQLVGNIPTGNQFLTFENISFRGNKGLCGPQLSKSCSHTNSLAPAGQTIKKRNGVDWQFIVPGMGFGVGAAAVVAPLMLWKKLNKWYDDRTDKILMVLLPMLGLVYYTSNDWRIAAEEIFEEDSTDADYEESEDDLEGRFCVFCTRLDIMRKRAIHDLKCTCYHSPPLSSSSSCSSFSSVASQ from the exons ATGAAAATTCCTTTCTCCTTATGGTTTCCATTGCTGCCTCTTTTAACACTGCTCTTTGGTGCCCATGTAGCTTTGGCTTCTGGCGTATGCCAGACCGATCAGAAATCCTTGTTGGTCGAATTGAAGAACACTCTCAAATTCAATCAATCCAAGTCTACAAAACTGGTGGCATGGAATTACAACGCAGATTGCTGTGGGTGGGCTGGTGTAACCTGCGATAAGGGTGGTCTTGGTCATGTTACTGGCCTCGATTTGAGCAACGAATCAATTTCTGGCGGAATTGACAAATCAGATGCAATCTTCAGCCTTCAATATCTCCAGATTCTAGATTTGTCTTTCAACAACTTTAACACAAGTTTTCCAGCTGGATTTGCCAGCCTCACTCGTTTGATTTCTCTGAATTTGTCCTACGCTGGATTTATGGGTCAAATTCCAATTGAAATTTCAACCATGACAAAATTGGTGACTCTTGATCTTTCAATGCTCTACTACCGTCGAGTTCGATCACTGAAACTTGAGAAACCAAATTTGGCAACACTGGTTCAAAGTCTTACACAGCTGAGAGAACTTCGTCTTGACGGTGTAAGTATATCTGCAAATGGGAATGAGTGGTGTCAGGCCTTATCGTCTTCTCTGCTTAATCTGCAAGTGTTGAGCTTGTCCAACTGTTTTCTTTCGGGCCCTATTGATCCTTCCCTTGCAAAGCTTCAGTCTCTCTCAGTAATTAGTATGGGCGGTAACAATTTGTCTGCCCCAGTTCCAGAATTCTTCGCAAATTTCTCCAATTTGAGGATCTTACTTCTCAGCGATTGCAATTTGCGAGGAACATTTCCTCCAAAAGTATTCCAGGTATCAACACTAGAGATTCTTGACTTATCTTACAACCAAGAGCTTAGGGGATACATGCCAGATCATTTACAGAATGCCTCTCTTAAGACCTTGGTGCTCAGCTACACAAATTTTTCAGGGACACTACCAGATTCCATCGGTACATTTAAGAATCTGTCAAAAATAGAGCTTGAAACTTGCAACTTCAGTGGATTGATTCCTACTTCAATAGCGAATCTCACTGAACTTGTCCATTTAGACTTCTCATCCAACATATTCAGTGGTCCAATCCCATCATTGGGCAGGTCCAAGAAACTCATGTATATAGATTTTTCTTACAATCAATTGTCTGGTGAGATATCATCCACTCAATGGGCAGGCCTTCTGAATCTTACCTATGTCGACTTGAGGTATAATTCACTTAATGGGAACATTCCGTCATCTTTGTTCGCAATCCCATCACTGCAGAAGATTCAGCTTTCTTTCAACCAATTTACAGGTCAATTTCCTAACATCTCAGgcgcatcttcttcttctttggatACCCTGGATTTGAGTAGTAACAAACTAGAAGGGCATATTCCCCGTTGGGTATTTAATATCAGCAGACTCAACGTCCTCTTACTTTCCTCCAACAAGTTCAGTGGCACTATAAAGCTAGGTTGGATTCAGAAGCTTCATAAACTTACCACGCTTAATCTTTCACACAACAAGTTGACAGTGATTGCAAATTTCACATTGTATTCCCTTCCGCAGATGACCACAATAAAACTGGCTTCTTGCAATCTAAGAGTATTTCCTGATCTAAGAAATCAGTCCAAACTAGTCTATTTAGACCTGTCAGATAACCAAATTAATGGAAAAGTACCTCGATGGATTGGAGAAGTTGGTTTTGACACTCTCCTCTATCTGAATCTTTCACAGAATCTGCTGGTGAGTCTACCAGAACCTCTTTCTCTCCCTACTAGTCTTGCTGTATTGGACCTGCACAATAACGTGCTCCAAGGGAATGTTCCACTTCCTCCGCCATCTGTTACCTATGTGGATTGCTCAAACAATAACTTTTCTTCCATACCACCTAACATTG GAAGGAACAAATTCAGAGGCAGTATTCCAGATAAATTTCCGAGTACCTGTGAATTAAAGACTCTAGATCTGAATGGAAATCTATTAGAGGGGAAGCTTCCAAAATCCCTTGCTAATTGCACTACGTTAGAGGTTTTAGACCTTGGGAACAATAAAATGAATGACATATTTCCATGCCTTTTGAAGAACATATCCAGTTTGCAAGTCCTTATTCTAcggaagaacaactttcatggcaaGATTGGATGTCCAAAAAACCATGGTCCTTGGCCAAAACTTCAGATTGTCGATCTAGCCTCCAACAATTTTGGTGATAATCTACCAAATAGATGCTTGAATACGTGGGAGGCAATGAAAAGAAATGGAAATGAAACAGATGGTCACCTTAGTTTCGAGGCCCTAAGCCTCAGTGGACTGTATTATCAAGATTCAATAACAGTTACAATCAAAGGTCTCCAGTTGGAGCTGTTGAAGATCCTAACAATTTTCACGTCCATTGACTTCTCTGACAACCATTTTGTAGGGCCAATACCAGATGTCATTGGCAATTTTAATGCTCTCTATGTTCTCAACTTGTCCCACAATGCACTTGCTGGTCGAATTCCACCATTTTTAGGCAACTTATCACAGCTTGAGTCCTTAGACCTCTCAGTTAATCAGTTGAGTGGAACAATTCCTCAGGAGCTTGTAGGCTTAACATTCCTTTCATTTCTGAATGTCTCATACAATCAGTTGGTAGGAAACATCCCAACAGGTAATCAATTCCTCACATTTGAGAACATTTCATTCAGAGGTAATAAAGGATTATGTGGGCCTCAGTTGTCAAAATCTTGCTCACATACCAATTCATTAGCACCTGCTGGACAAACCATCAAAAAAAGGAATGGAGTTGATTGGCAGTTCATAGTCCCTGGCATGGGGTTTGGGGTAGGAGCAGCAGCTGTTGTTGCACCTTTAATGCTCTGGAAGAAGTTAAACAAATGGTATGATGATCGTACAGATAAAATTCTGATGGTTCTTCTTCCAATGTTGGGATTGGTGTACTACACAAGTAATGATTGGAGAATTGCAGCCGAGGAAATTTTTGAAGAAGATAGCACAGATGCTGACTATGAGGAAAGTGAAGATGATCTTGAAGGACGGTTCTGTGTTTTCTGTACAAGACTCGATATCATGAGGAAACGGGCCATTCATGACCTGAAATGTACTTGTTATCACTCACCACCCCTATCTTCTTCATCATCTTGTTCTTCCTTCTCCTCAGTTGCTTCTCAATAG